The genomic DNA ATTTCAAGCTGCCCAGATCGGGAACTTTGGGCTTCGGGAGTGATGCGCGTTCGCCAATGGCAGCGCGCAACGGGATTCTCCCATCGGATCACCTGCTGCGGATTGGAGAGGCCATCGATGTCGCTCGACAGCTTTAATAGCCGGCAGACACTGACGATTGGCGATCAGACTGTCACCGTTTTTAATCCACTGGAAGCTGAGAAGCATGGACTGCCTGGCGTCAGCCAGCTTCCGTTCTCGCTCAAGGTGCTGCTTGAAAACCTGTTGCGGCACGAAGACCACAAAACCGTTCATAAGGCCGACATCGAGGCCATGAGCCAATGGGTGATCGACAAGACGTCCGAACAGGAGATTGCCTACCGACCGGCACGTGTCCTGATGCAGGACTTCACGGGCGTGCCGGCGGTCGTTGATCTTGCCGCGATGCGCGATGGCATTGTCGCGCTAGGCGGCGACCCGGAGAAAATCAATCCGCTGAACCCGGTTGATCTCGTGATCGACCACTCGGTGATGATCGATGAGTTCGGCAATCCGCGCGCCTTTCAGATGAATGTCGACCGCGAATATGAGCGCAATCTTGAACGGTACACCTTCCTCAAATGGGGCCAGAAGGCGTTCAACAACTTTCGCGTCGTCCCGCCCGGCACAGGAATCTGTCACCAGGTGAACGTGGAGTATCTGGCTCAAGTCGTCTGGACCGATGACGCCGAAGGCGAGACGATTGCCTATCCCGACACACTTGTAGGCACTGATAGCCACACAACCATGGTGAACGGTATGGCCGTTCTGGGCTGGGGTGTCGGCGGCATCGAAGCGGAGGCGGCTATGCTCGGCCAGCCGATCTCGATGCTTATCCCTGAGGTTGTCGGCTTCAAGCTGACCGGTGAAATGGTTGAGGGCACAACGGCGACTGATCTCGTCCTTAAGGTGGTGCAGATGCTGCGCGAGAAGGGCGTGGTCGGCAAATTTGTCGAGTTCTATGGCGATGGCCTTGATCGCCTGCCACTGCCGGACCGCGCAACCATCGCCAACATGGCGCCGGAATATGGCGCAACGTGCGGTTTCTTCCCGATCGATGAGGAGACCCTGCGCTATCTGCGGATGACCGGGCGCGATGAGGCGCGCATCAAGCTCGTTGAAGACTACGCGAAAACCTGCGGCTTCTGGCGTGAGCCGGGGGTCGAACCGGTGTTCACCGATACCCTCGAATTGGACATGGGGACGATCCGCGCGGCCATCTCCGGACCCAAGCGCCCCCAGGACTTCGTCCCACTGACCGAAGCGGCTCAGGGCTTTGAGAAGGAGATGGCGGAGACCTTCAAGCGACCGCTCGACACGTCGTTTCCGGTCGAAGGCGAAGACTACGCGATGTCTTCGGGCAAGGTGGTGATCGCGTCGATCACGTCGTGCACCAACACGTCTAACCCCTACGTGATGATCGGCGCAGGCCTTGTGGCCCGCAAAGCGCGGGAAAAGGGCCTGAAGCAAAAGCCATGGGTCAAGACATCGCTTGCACCGGGCTCACAGGTCGTCTCGCAATATCTCGAAGAAGCGGGTTTGCAGGACGACTTGGATGCCATCGGCTTCAACCTGGTGGGCTATGGCTGCACAACCTGCATTGGCAACTCAGGTCCGCTGCAGGAAGAAATCTCCAAGGCGATCAACGATGGTGATCTGGTTGCGACCTCCGTTCTGTCGGGCAACCGCAACTTCGAGGGGCGTATCAGCCCCGATGTACGGGCCAACTACCTCGCCTCGCCCCCGCTCGTCGTTGCGTATGCCCTTGCGGGAGACATGCGGATCGACCTGACCCGCGAGCCGCTGGGACACGACAAGGACGGCAACGACGTCTACCTCAAGGACATCTGGCCGACCTCCCAGGAGATTGCCGACCTTGTGCACCAGACGGTAACCCGCGATGCTTTCCAGTCGAAGTACGCCGACGTCTTCAAGGGCGACGATAAGTGGCGCAGCGTCGAGACCACCGATAGCGACACCTACGACTGGCCGCCTTCGTCAACCTACGTCCAGAACCCGCCCTATTTCCAGGGAATGGACCGCGAACCGGGGACAATCTCCGACATCGAGAACGCCAAGGTACTGGCCATTCTCGGCGACATGATCACCACCGATCACATCTCGCCGGCCGGCTCGTTCAAAGACACGACGCCAGCAGGCCAATATCTGACCGAACGCCAGGTTCCCGTTCGGGAATTCAACTCTTATGGGTCTCGTCGCGGCAATCATGAGATCATGATGCGAGGGACCTTCGCCAACATTCGCATCAAGAACGAGATGCTCGATGGCGTTGAAGGCGGCTACACGCTGGGACCTGACGGGGAACAAACACCCATCTTTGACGCGTCGATGGCATGGCAGGAAAAAGGCGTTCCACTGGTCATCTTTGGCGGCGAACAATATGGCGCGGGGTCATCGCGTGACTGGGCGGCCAAAGGCACCAACCTTTTGGGCGTGAAGGCTGTCATCGCCGAAAGCTTCGAACGCATTCACCGGTCCAATCTTGTTGGGATGGGCGTCATTCCGTTCGAGTTCACCAGCGACGATAATCGCAAATCGCTCGGGCTGAAGGGCGATGAGACTGTTTCGATCACAGGGCTTGAAGGTGACCTGAAGCCCAGGCAGATGGTGACGGCCGACATCACCTATGGCGATGGCACAACCAAGAAGATCGAGCTGAAGTGCCGGATCGATACCGAAGTCGAGATTGAGTATGTCGAGCACGGTGGCGTGCTGCACTACGTGCTGCGCAACCTCGCCCAGGCGGCCTAAACACCCCGGTTGCTGCAACTGTAAGACCACGGAAGCCCGCGAATATTAGTCCGTTCTTATACTGATTATATATGTAGTGTTGCTAATATAAGCCGACTATTGCTTAGCCGTCTTTTATACGCTAGTCTTTGGTCGCGTAGAGTGTGCGTGTTGCCTATTTCGCATTCCGGGGGAAACACATGGGCACATCGCCTTGGAAGTCTTCCACGTCCGTCAAGGATGTGGAAACCATCGTTAAACGTGACGTCTTACCGCGCCTGTTTCAGCGACTGAACCTTGGTCGTCGAGCGGCGGTGGCCGTGCGGTCTGAACAAGGCCGGCCACGCGATGGTCAACGCACTATTTGGCGACCTGCGCGGAAACGTAAACAGCCGTTCGATAGGTCGCTCAATCACTGGCAAAGCTGAACCGGCTCTACGTTGCTTAGACGGTGCAAGCGTTTGGACGGTCAGTCACGAGCCGAAAGCCGCAAAAAACCCGCCACCGCATAAGCGATGACGGGCCGTAGTCGATAACCGCAGGACCACGGTTTGTCTTAAAGCTATCGCTCAGCACCAAACTACAGCCGATGCGATGCATCACTCGGTACGCTGAGTGATTTCACCTTGGTGAGCGCGGCGCTACCGCCTCAGGGGCTGGGGGCTGGAGGGTCTGAAACGCCAGCGCCGCGCCACCAGGTAATAGTACGGAACAGATCGAAAGAGTTTGGCCGGCTAAGGGCCGGATCGCGGCCCTTTTGCGGCTATAATGTGTCAACGTCACGGCGCGTCAAAGGTTCGCTCCGTGCTTGACCGAACACCGGTTCGGCTTGCCAAACCCGAAAACCCTTGGAACATTGCTTTTGGATTGGATACGGCCCGGAGATACCCTTCATGAAAGATGAGCAGCTTGACGTCAGCGCACCGATTTCCCTTGATGCGCATCGCCTGGCTTCAACATCAAAGAAGGCCCCCGCCGCGAGCCATGACCGTGTAAGCATTGTCACATCAAACAATGCCCCTGCTTCCCAATCAGCGCCAAGCCAGATTTCGTTCCATCGCCGAGAACTTGATCTGCTGTTGAGCGTTTATGGCCGCAAGGTCGCCGAAGGCGAATGGCGGGACTATGCGATCGATCATCTCAAGGATCGGGCGGTTTTTTCGGTTTTTCGCCGGACCGCGGAAGTGCCGCTTTACCGCATTGAAAAAGATCCCCGCCTTGCCCGCCGCCAGGGCGCCTACATGGTGGTGTCCGCGTCCGGCCAGATTCTCAAGCGCGGCCATGATCTGAAGGCGGTCCTGCGCGTTTTTGACAGCAAACCGAAGCTCAGCGTCGTCTAAAGCACGTGGCACATGCAGGGCTGGATCGATAACGCGCCACCATTTGTAGGCCAGGCTACTGCAAGAACTCGTGCACCAGCCGCTCGACATCGTCCGGTGCCTCGATGGGGGAAATGTGCTTACCAAGGACGGTTTCAAAACGCCCCTTTGGCAGGCGTTCGGAGACCTTTCGCAGGTCTGCGATGGGGTACATTGCGTCGTTTTCACCGGCGATCACCAGCGTCGGCGCGGCGATCTGCGGCAAGAGCGGTGCAACTGGCTCACTTTCGAGCATCACCGACCGGATGGCGGCGCCGAGCGCTCGAGGCTTCGCCCTCTTGAGCATCGCGTTGAATGCCTTGGCGTAACTGGGGTTCGCCGCAAGAGCCTTATCAGAAAAGAAACTGCCCGCGACGCCTTTTCGGAAGAGAGTCGAGCCCGGCATCCAGCGCGCGCCAAGGGCTATCAGACGGGCGGCGAGCGCGGGTTCACTGTCGCCAAGGAACATTGGTGTATTGATCAGCAGCAGCCGCTCGACCCGCTCGGGAGCCATCACGGCGACATGCGCGCTGACCATACCGCCCCATGAAACGCCGCCTACGCTCGCCACTTCGACGCCATGATAATCCATGACCTCAAGCATCGCGGTCGCGCACTGGGCCATCGAAAAGCTGGCTTCAGGACCGCCGCTTTGCCCATGGCCCGGCCCGTCGATCAGGATGATGCGGTAACGGTCCTCAAGACCGTCAGCCAGCCGTTCGAAAATATGGTGGTCGGTGAAGACAGATGGCCAGAGAACCAGGGTCCGATCTCCTTGGCCACGCACCAATGTCGCCAAGGACCCCAGCGTCGTCTTGACGAGGATCATGCTTGTTCCTCTAAACTGACCGGATGGCGACACGCTTGTTGACCTGTTCGGCGCTCTCCACCCGTTCGGAATACCGGTCGACCAGATAGGCCGATCGCCCGCGCGTGAGGTGGGTGAACTTCATCAATTCCTCCATCACATCGACGACCCGATTGTAGAACGAGGAGGGCTTCATGCGCCCCTCATCGTCGAACTCAAGCCATGCCTTGGGTACCGATGACTGGTTGGGGATCGTGATCATCCGCATCCACCGGCCAAGAATGCGCATCTGGTTGACCGTGTTGAAGCTCTGAGAACCGCCGCACACCTGCATGAGCGCCAGCGTCCGGCCTTGCGTCGGACGAATGCCGCCAATGGGGGCCAGCGGAAGCCAGTCGATCTGCGTCTTCATGAGACCGGTCATCGCGCCGTGGCGCTCCGGCGAGCACCACACATGCGCTTCCGACCACAGCGAAAGCTCACGCAGTTCGAGCACCTTCGGATGATCGCTTGAGGGCTCGTAGCCTTGCGGGTCGTCCACCAGCGGCAGGCCGGTTGGATCGAACACGCGCACCTCGGCACCGAGGCGCTCGAGAATACGCTTCCCCTCAAGCGTCAGCAGCTTCGAGTAGGACCGCTCCCGCAAGCTGCCGTACAGCATGAGGACCCGAGGCTTGTGGCTGAGCGTGT from Pseudomonadota bacterium includes the following:
- the acnA gene encoding aconitate hydratase AcnA, coding for MSLDSFNSRQTLTIGDQTVTVFNPLEAEKHGLPGVSQLPFSLKVLLENLLRHEDHKTVHKADIEAMSQWVIDKTSEQEIAYRPARVLMQDFTGVPAVVDLAAMRDGIVALGGDPEKINPLNPVDLVIDHSVMIDEFGNPRAFQMNVDREYERNLERYTFLKWGQKAFNNFRVVPPGTGICHQVNVEYLAQVVWTDDAEGETIAYPDTLVGTDSHTTMVNGMAVLGWGVGGIEAEAAMLGQPISMLIPEVVGFKLTGEMVEGTTATDLVLKVVQMLREKGVVGKFVEFYGDGLDRLPLPDRATIANMAPEYGATCGFFPIDEETLRYLRMTGRDEARIKLVEDYAKTCGFWREPGVEPVFTDTLELDMGTIRAAISGPKRPQDFVPLTEAAQGFEKEMAETFKRPLDTSFPVEGEDYAMSSGKVVIASITSCTNTSNPYVMIGAGLVARKAREKGLKQKPWVKTSLAPGSQVVSQYLEEAGLQDDLDAIGFNLVGYGCTTCIGNSGPLQEEISKAINDGDLVATSVLSGNRNFEGRISPDVRANYLASPPLVVAYALAGDMRIDLTREPLGHDKDGNDVYLKDIWPTSQEIADLVHQTVTRDAFQSKYADVFKGDDKWRSVETTDSDTYDWPPSSTYVQNPPYFQGMDREPGTISDIENAKVLAILGDMITTDHISPAGSFKDTTPAGQYLTERQVPVREFNSYGSRRGNHEIMMRGTFANIRIKNEMLDGVEGGYTLGPDGEQTPIFDASMAWQEKGVPLVIFGGEQYGAGSSRDWAAKGTNLLGVKAVIAESFERIHRSNLVGMGVIPFEFTSDDNRKSLGLKGDETVSITGLEGDLKPRQMVTADITYGDGTTKKIELKCRIDTEVEIEYVEHGGVLHYVLRNLAQAA
- a CDS encoding DUF2794 domain-containing protein; protein product: MKDEQLDVSAPISLDAHRLASTSKKAPAASHDRVSIVTSNNAPASQSAPSQISFHRRELDLLLSVYGRKVAEGEWRDYAIDHLKDRAVFSVFRRTAEVPLYRIEKDPRLARRQGAYMVVSASGQILKRGHDLKAVLRVFDSKPKLSVV
- a CDS encoding alpha/beta hydrolase, translating into MILVKTTLGSLATLVRGQGDRTLVLWPSVFTDHHIFERLADGLEDRYRIILIDGPGHGQSGGPEASFSMAQCATAMLEVMDYHGVEVASVGGVSWGGMVSAHVAVMAPERVERLLLINTPMFLGDSEPALAARLIALGARWMPGSTLFRKGVAGSFFSDKALAANPSYAKAFNAMLKRAKPRALGAAIRSVMLESEPVAPLLPQIAAPTLVIAGENDAMYPIADLRKVSERLPKGRFETVLGKHISPIEAPDDVERLVHEFLQ
- the arsH gene encoding arsenical resistance protein ArsH is translated as MSESPNLIAEHLHPIDAKALGDTLSHKPRVLMLYGSLRERSYSKLLTLEGKRILERLGAEVRVFDPTGLPLVDDPQGYEPSSDHPKVLELRELSLWSEAHVWCSPERHGAMTGLMKTQIDWLPLAPIGGIRPTQGRTLALMQVCGGSQSFNTVNQMRILGRWMRMITIPNQSSVPKAWLEFDDEGRMKPSSFYNRVVDVMEELMKFTHLTRGRSAYLVDRYSERVESAEQVNKRVAIRSV